In Xiphophorus couchianus chromosome 8, X_couchianus-1.0, whole genome shotgun sequence, the following proteins share a genomic window:
- the sigmar1 gene encoding sigma non-opioid intracellular receptor 1 has protein sequence MSFARKCSKLLAFCAVIVVVVLLLRHWMASKTYVFSNEEVAMLAKQYAGQDHEQAFAKVVVELRKRYPGHILPDEDLQWVFVNAGGWMGSMCLLHASFTEYLLLFGTAVDTGGHSGRYWAEISDTIISGTFRQWKEGTTKSEMYYPGDTIVHEVGEATSVQWSAGTWMVEYGRGFIPSTLGFALADTLFSTQDFVTMYYTVCVYLKALMLETGTLLTEAGIF, from the exons ATGTCTTTTGCTAGAAAATGTTCTAAACTGTTAGCGTTCTGTGCAGTCATTGTCGTGGTTGTGCTGCTACTGCGGCACTGGATGGCCTCAAAGACGTACGTTTTTAGTAACGAAGAGGTCGCTATGTTGGCCAAGCAGTATGCAG GGCAGGACCATGAGCAAGCTTTCGCCAAAGTGGTGGTGGAACTCAGAAAGAG GTATCCGGGTCACATCCTACCAGATGAGGACTTGCAGTGGGTGTTTGTGAATGCTGGAGGCTGGATGGGCTCCATGTGTCTCCTCCATGCCTCCTTCACAGAGTACTTGTTGCTGTTTGGTACTGCAGTGGACACTGGAGGACACTCGG GTCGATACTGGGCGGAGATCTCCGACACCATCATCTCAGGTACTTTCAGGCAATGGAAGGAGGGGACCACCAAGAGTGAAATGTACTATCCAG GCGACACTATTGTTCATGAAGTGGGTGAAGCCACGTCGGTCCAGTGGAGCGCTGGGACGTGGATGGTGGAGTACGGCCGAGGCTTCATCCCCTCCACGCTTGGCTTTGCTCTGGCAGACACCCTTTTCAGCACCCAGGACTTTGTCACCATGTACTACACCGTCTGTGTCTACCTAAAGGCTCTGATGCTGGAGACCGGCACGCTACTTACTGAGGCCGGAATCTTCTAA